A single genomic interval of Mucilaginibacter boryungensis harbors:
- a CDS encoding RagB/SusD family nutrient uptake outer membrane protein, giving the protein MKKLLMILGVCAVFAGCTKSTGFLENKTTALDETQVFTDSLRTIQFVNGIYAEGTAGSTDYAGIGFSFNKRRWETHGNWETSADDAEYSLSSATRPSVMLYQGTFSAANYGASPKATDIWATPYKNIRRCNLLFANIDRAPLSAATKNRLRGEATCLRVWYYMQLLIVYGGVPNIGDQVYGIDDFINLPRQNFADFVTYLSKELDRAATLLPTPGAAAPLGYQDLDFGRVTKGTAMGLKSRLLLYAASPLFNGGALATASDAQKTVVSYPTYNVSHWKDAADAAEAVINSGYYSLNVDNSKPGLGFYNVFLTRANSEYIFMVSRPNNKDFESYYLPGTRSGSNYSRPTQNIVDAFPMRNGKAITDPTSGYNPANPYFNRDPRFNFSIIFNGSKYQSNANIQDFVWTFTGTGSNGDAFSSGGNTGYFCRKMCDSTITNNVGASPARNWPLMRYAEILLNYAEAINETGRPDLAYSKLRDIRARAGILPGADNNYGMKAAMTTDEMRAFIQNERRIELAYEDQRWHDIRRWKIAMTLYNGGPNGYNKVMHPIRVGSAGSLTTGVGLTFTYQIENNIRQHVFRPEMYLLPIMDEEIRKMPAMVQNPGW; this is encoded by the coding sequence ATGAAAAAATTATTAATGATATTAGGTGTGTGTGCAGTGTTTGCTGGTTGCACCAAGTCTACCGGGTTTTTGGAAAACAAAACCACCGCACTGGATGAGACACAGGTGTTTACAGACAGTTTGCGCACCATCCAGTTTGTTAACGGCATTTATGCGGAAGGAACTGCCGGAAGCACCGATTATGCCGGTATCGGGTTCTCCTTCAATAAGCGCCGGTGGGAAACCCACGGTAACTGGGAAACTTCGGCCGATGATGCCGAGTATTCACTTAGTTCGGCCACCCGGCCTTCGGTAATGCTTTACCAGGGGACGTTTTCGGCGGCTAATTACGGGGCAAGTCCTAAAGCTACCGACATTTGGGCCACACCTTATAAAAACATCAGGCGTTGTAATTTGCTGTTTGCCAATATCGACCGGGCGCCGCTGTCGGCCGCCACCAAAAACCGCTTGCGCGGCGAGGCCACCTGCCTGCGTGTATGGTACTATATGCAATTGCTGATAGTTTACGGCGGCGTGCCCAATATTGGCGACCAGGTATATGGTATCGATGATTTTATCAACCTGCCGCGCCAAAACTTTGCCGACTTTGTTACTTATTTGTCAAAAGAACTAGACCGCGCCGCCACCCTGTTACCAACGCCGGGTGCCGCTGCTCCGCTTGGTTACCAGGACCTTGATTTTGGCCGTGTTACTAAAGGCACCGCGATGGGACTTAAATCGCGCCTGCTGCTGTATGCTGCCAGTCCGCTGTTTAATGGTGGCGCGCTTGCCACAGCAAGCGATGCGCAAAAGACGGTAGTAAGCTATCCTACGTACAATGTTAGCCATTGGAAAGATGCCGCCGATGCTGCTGAAGCAGTGATCAACAGCGGTTACTATTCGTTAAATGTTGACAATAGCAAACCGGGGCTTGGTTTTTACAACGTGTTTTTAACCAGGGCTAATTCCGAATATATCTTTATGGTATCGCGGCCGAATAACAAAGATTTCGAGTCGTACTATTTGCCGGGAACACGCAGCGGGTCTAATTATTCAAGGCCGACACAAAACATTGTCGACGCGTTCCCGATGCGTAACGGCAAGGCCATTACCGACCCAACGTCAGGCTACAATCCGGCCAATCCTTATTTTAACCGTGATCCGCGATTTAACTTCAGCATCATTTTTAACGGATCCAAGTATCAAAGCAACGCTAATATTCAAGATTTTGTATGGACATTTACCGGTACCGGGTCAAATGGCGACGCTTTTTCGTCAGGCGGTAACACCGGCTATTTTTGCCGTAAGATGTGTGACAGCACCATTACTAATAACGTTGGCGCAAGCCCGGCACGTAACTGGCCGTTGATGCGTTATGCCGAAATATTGTTAAACTATGCCGAAGCCATAAACGAGACGGGCAGGCCAGACCTTGCTTATTCAAAGTTAAGGGATATCCGCGCGAGGGCTGGTATTTTGCCAGGTGCCGATAACAATTACGGTATGAAAGCCGCGATGACCACAGACGAGATGCGCGCCTTTATCCAAAACGAGCGTCGCATTGAACTGGCTTATGAAGACCAGCGCTGGCACGATATCAGGCGATGGAAAATAGCCATGACGCTTTATAACGGCGGGCCCAATGGCTACAACAAAGTAATGCACCCTATCCGTGTAGGCAGCGCCGGATCGCTTACCACCGGCGTAGGCTTAACTTTTACCTACCAAATAGAGAATAACATCCGTCAGCACGTTTTCAGGCCGGAAATGTATCTGCTGCCGATTATGGATGAAGAGATTAGAAAAATGCCGGCTATGGTCCAAAATCCCGGCTGGTAA
- a CDS encoding SusC/RagA family TonB-linked outer membrane protein, producing MLVLIVSGAYAQSRKVSGTVKDDKGELLPGVTVKVKSGGSITTTNTTGTYTITVPDNNATLVFSYVGYVSQEKAVGSANTLDIVLADQNTNLTDVVVVGYGVQKKVNVIGSVATISSKDLENRPVANVSSALTGLSAGVAVRQTSGMPGSDGATIRIRGTGTLNSNTALVIVDGIQGVLDAINPDDIESISILKDAAAASIYGSLAANGVILVTTKKGAKNKTTITYNGIASKTDPSNLPSFVSDYVRHMQLVNEGYANLGQTPVYTATTIATWQKANADPNGLNSIGVPNYIAYPNTNWAKAIFEKNILQDHNLSVNGGNETTQYLLSAAYLHNPGTMENTGSDRYNFRVNLQTKATKFLTLGTQTYASVQTYGLASTGNAFNFLRQTTPGVYPIYNGKYGFPSAPEESSTANNILSYLNTTGGSDQESRINTTLFANVNLYKGLVLETKFNYQTRFEENNSHAIPFEKWDFSTNTLKQGQAAASQLTTYYDFNKNAQYTFDAVLRYNTTIAKNHDIGALVGFNQYYYNYYYFDATKLGLIDPTITTLSSATTPTASTGDKYDYSLRSIFGRLNYAFKQRYLVEAVFRYDGSSKFAANNRWGFFPAFSAGWRLSEEPFMKDVNNYVSNLKLRASWGQTGNNGSVGNYDYQANYNTNAYSFNGTAVTGLASGKFPNPNLKWETTTTSNIGLDGSLFNGKLDFELDVYRKYTSGILFTPTIPLTVGTASAATQNIAEVSNKGVELTLGYKGRTGKISYNVSGNFAYNFNRVENYKGVLQEGYTTDATTGASVYSSNLGQVSSGGTSRIIQGHGINEYYLYQVYKGDGNYYNTDGSVNVSGGPKDGMIRTPQDLAWLQSMVAAGYKFQPGNAIGKTKIYYGDLIYADTNGDGIYGNSFDARLTGKSSTPRYNAGLQFNVAYKGFDLFTIWAGSFGMYYYWNDIGYNNSIVSLGNAVSTLVANDHYYYNDANPADPANNITAHYPRLKNTSDVQNAAVASDFYLYNASYVKLKNVQLGYTLPKSITEKWSMTKIRIYLSSENLFTITKYPGLDPEIGPSVGYPTMRQFAVGLNATF from the coding sequence ATGTTGGTTTTAATCGTATCTGGCGCTTATGCCCAGTCGAGGAAAGTTTCCGGTACCGTAAAAGATGATAAAGGAGAATTATTGCCGGGCGTCACAGTTAAAGTCAAAAGTGGTGGTTCAATTACTACCACAAACACTACAGGCACATATACAATTACTGTTCCTGATAATAATGCCACACTGGTATTTTCTTATGTGGGTTATGTATCTCAGGAAAAAGCAGTAGGCTCTGCCAATACGCTTGATATCGTGCTGGCAGATCAAAACACCAATTTAACGGATGTAGTAGTAGTGGGCTACGGTGTACAAAAAAAGGTAAACGTAATAGGTTCGGTAGCAACAATCAGCTCGAAGGATTTGGAGAACCGTCCTGTGGCTAATGTTTCATCAGCCTTAACCGGGTTAAGCGCGGGCGTAGCGGTAAGGCAAACCTCGGGCATGCCCGGCAGCGACGGGGCTACCATCCGTATCAGGGGCACGGGTACCTTGAATAGCAATACCGCACTTGTTATTGTTGACGGAATACAAGGTGTATTGGATGCCATAAACCCCGATGATATAGAAAGCATTTCGATATTAAAGGATGCGGCCGCAGCCTCTATTTATGGCTCATTAGCCGCCAACGGTGTAATTCTGGTTACCACCAAAAAAGGAGCCAAGAATAAAACTACTATTACCTACAACGGTATTGCTTCTAAAACAGATCCCAGCAACCTGCCATCATTTGTTTCAGATTATGTGCGGCATATGCAACTGGTAAATGAAGGCTATGCTAACCTGGGGCAAACCCCTGTATATACAGCTACAACTATTGCTACCTGGCAAAAAGCCAACGCCGACCCTAATGGTTTAAACAGCATTGGTGTGCCTAATTATATTGCATATCCTAATACCAACTGGGCAAAAGCCATTTTTGAGAAAAATATATTACAGGATCATAACTTATCTGTAAACGGTGGAAATGAAACTACACAGTATTTATTATCGGCGGCTTATTTGCATAACCCCGGTACGATGGAAAACACCGGCTCAGACAGGTATAATTTTAGAGTGAACCTGCAAACAAAAGCAACTAAATTTTTAACGTTGGGCACCCAAACATATGCTTCTGTGCAAACCTATGGACTGGCCAGTACGGGTAACGCATTTAATTTTTTAAGGCAAACCACACCAGGTGTTTATCCCATCTATAACGGCAAATATGGTTTCCCATCAGCGCCTGAAGAATCATCAACGGCAAATAATATTCTCAGCTATTTAAACACTACGGGCGGCAGCGATCAGGAATCGCGCATTAATACCACGCTTTTTGCCAATGTAAATTTGTACAAAGGTTTAGTTTTGGAAACCAAGTTCAATTACCAAACCCGCTTTGAAGAGAACAATTCACATGCCATCCCTTTCGAAAAATGGGATTTCTCAACCAATACATTAAAACAAGGACAAGCGGCAGCAAGTCAGTTAACCACTTACTATGATTTTAATAAGAATGCCCAGTATACGTTTGATGCGGTGTTGAGATACAATACTACTATAGCCAAAAATCATGATATTGGCGCGTTGGTAGGGTTTAATCAATACTATTATAACTATTATTACTTTGACGCCACCAAACTGGGGCTGATAGACCCAACCATTACCACACTTAGCTCGGCCACTACGCCTACGGCCAGCACTGGCGATAAATACGATTATTCTTTACGGTCTATATTCGGCCGTTTGAATTATGCTTTTAAACAACGCTACTTGGTCGAAGCGGTATTCAGGTACGATGGCTCCTCAAAGTTTGCAGCGAATAACCGATGGGGCTTTTTCCCGGCCTTTTCAGCTGGTTGGCGCCTTTCAGAAGAGCCATTTATGAAAGACGTTAACAATTACGTTAGTAATTTAAAATTACGTGCATCGTGGGGGCAAACAGGTAATAACGGGTCGGTTGGTAATTATGACTATCAGGCAAATTACAATACAAATGCCTATTCCTTTAATGGTACTGCGGTAACAGGTTTGGCTTCAGGCAAATTTCCTAACCCTAACTTGAAATGGGAAACCACAACAACCTCTAATATAGGTTTGGACGGTTCTCTGTTTAACGGTAAACTGGATTTCGAATTAGACGTATACCGTAAATACACCAGTGGGATATTATTTACGCCAACTATACCGCTTACAGTAGGTACCGCCTCGGCTGCAACACAAAACATTGCTGAAGTATCTAACAAAGGGGTCGAACTAACGCTTGGATACAAAGGCAGGACCGGAAAAATAAGCTATAATGTTTCAGGTAACTTTGCCTACAACTTTAACAGGGTTGAAAATTATAAGGGTGTGCTGCAGGAAGGCTATACAACCGATGCTACCACCGGTGCAAGTGTCTATTCATCTAATTTAGGCCAGGTTTCAAGCGGGGGCACCTCACGCATTATACAAGGTCATGGTATCAATGAATATTATTTGTACCAGGTTTATAAGGGTGACGGAAATTATTATAATACAGACGGTTCTGTTAATGTAAGCGGCGGTCCTAAAGATGGTATGATCAGAACACCACAGGATCTGGCATGGCTGCAAAGTATGGTTGCTGCCGGTTATAAATTTCAACCCGGCAATGCTATTGGCAAAACTAAGATATATTATGGCGATTTAATTTATGCTGATACCAACGGTGACGGTATTTATGGCAACAGCTTTGATGCACGGCTTACTGGAAAATCATCGACCCCAAGGTACAACGCCGGCCTGCAATTCAATGTAGCCTATAAAGGCTTCGATCTGTTTACCATATGGGCGGGCAGCTTTGGTATGTATTATTATTGGAATGATATAGGCTATAACAATTCCATCGTCTCTTTGGGTAACGCGGTTAGTACATTGGTAGCTAATGATCATTATTATTATAATGATGCCAACCCGGCCGATCCGGCTAATAATATTACAGCGCATTATCCGCGTCTTAAAAATACTTCGGATGTGCAAAATGCTGCTGTGGCGAGTGATTTTTATCTGTATAATGCTTCTTATGTCAAACTTAAAAATGTGCAGTTAGGCTATACACTACCCAAAAGTATAACTGAAAAATGGTCTATGACGAAGATCAGGATTTACTTAAGTTCAGAGAATTTGTTCACCATAACAAAATATCCGGGTTTAGATCCTGAAATAGGGCCCAGCGTAGGTTACCCAACCATGCGTCAGTTTGCTGTTGGTTTAAACGCGACATTTTAA
- a CDS encoding hybrid sensor histidine kinase/response regulator transcription factor, with the protein MGFIPGAFSFQQIKYLGIEQGLSNNAVTCITQDQYGFMWMGTYDGLNRYDGYQFKIFRNLWGVKNSLVDNHVKSILANGNNIFVGTQKGLMYFSYNDAQFHNLYYKKQGTGQLIKISSGIDQITSDKLGNTYVATDNVGLLLFKGADTVATQLALNRRYNYRVQGVVADHDDKIWLFVNGTGLCKYQTGGKITLKADVTFSANCLTTDPWGLVWLGTDNGIYTFNVATSKTERFDSAVRLSNSNIFNLSVTRQHELWIFTNGGGINIWNSSLHKLTYLLPGENDHSLRSGAVTAGFEDNNGRKWITTLRGGVNIIDTKNIPFHVYTHDVFNKNSVINNFIQAFCEDEKHNVWIGTDGGGLSYWNRQSHQFTGFIHQPGLGHLSSNFVVSILKDRTNRIWVATFSGGIDAYENSTKSFKHYSCFETPTGKEERNFWKLFEDDQHNIWAGSTWGGALYKYNAGADKFDLFDSKLRNIHTLYQDHDKKLWGGDYSNLINIDPVHQRHRFFTIGQAIRAITEDSQHHLWVGTEGGGLIKFNTANNTFKRYTEADGLPSNSILNILVDRHDNLWCSTYNGLTKFNQKDNKFSNYYGSDGLQSNQFSYNAAVKLNTGEMLFGGLKGFNTFYPDSIGSYVHASRLQLTDFKVNNASIEGNTTYSANKPLHAVTDITIPYDQATISINYTALEYSFPEKISYAYYLEKWDHNWNYVGKLKSAYYTRLNEGNYILKIKATNTEGIWNENPLVLHITILPPWYRTWWAYLFYITAIGSLVYAFWLYRLRQTRLKYEVAITNLKMEQEKQANERKLSFFTNVSHEFRTPLTLIINPIKDLLKQHKSWGDELNIVYRNASRLLGLVDQLLMFRKSESENADIKVSLLNFTDICREIYSCFTHQAKIKQINYTFEFANAEIEIFADREKIEIALFNLISNAVKFTPENGNIAITVNHDESSVYFEIADSGIGISADVGEKLFDKFYQVKDASSLKTGFGIGLYLVKNFIELHKGTITFQSTSGEGTTFVLRLPKGKDHLAGYPIIAASAVKNEYVEELIDAEATETSVLEPIANNIELMISTAQSIVIIDDDADIREYIRSIFERDYTIYEGKNGQQGLELIQKILPDVVISDINMPNLSGLELCRIVKADSQLSHIPIILLTGEQAPEMKLQGIEEGAIDFLSKPFDKDLLVARVKGIIKSKKELQRYFFNEVTLKNNSRNISEENKQFLYKCIEIVESSLLDPVLDVNTIADKMGMSYSNLYKRIKSITGQSINGFIRFVRLRKSAELLIETNCNVNEAAFRVGFGDVKYFRENFHRQFGLNPSEFIKKHRNNFQNAPEAVKR; encoded by the coding sequence TTGGGTTTCATACCTGGCGCGTTTTCTTTTCAACAAATCAAATATCTTGGTATCGAACAAGGCCTTTCAAATAATGCGGTTACTTGTATCACTCAGGACCAATACGGGTTCATGTGGATGGGTACGTATGACGGACTTAACAGGTATGATGGTTACCAATTTAAAATCTTCCGGAATTTATGGGGTGTAAAAAACTCGTTGGTTGACAATCATGTTAAAAGTATCCTTGCTAATGGAAACAACATATTTGTAGGTACTCAAAAAGGCCTAATGTATTTCAGTTATAATGATGCACAGTTTCATAACCTGTATTATAAGAAACAAGGCACCGGACAATTGATCAAAATAAGTTCGGGCATTGATCAAATAACGAGTGACAAATTAGGCAATACTTACGTTGCCACCGATAATGTCGGGTTGTTACTTTTCAAGGGGGCCGATACTGTTGCAACCCAGCTTGCATTAAACCGTCGATATAACTATCGCGTTCAGGGCGTTGTAGCTGATCATGACGACAAAATTTGGTTGTTTGTCAACGGCACCGGGCTTTGCAAATATCAAACGGGCGGCAAGATCACCCTGAAAGCTGACGTAACATTTTCGGCCAATTGCTTAACTACTGACCCCTGGGGTTTAGTTTGGTTAGGCACCGATAACGGTATATACACTTTCAATGTCGCAACCAGCAAGACAGAACGTTTCGACAGCGCTGTTAGGTTAAGCAATTCCAATATTTTTAACCTAAGTGTTACTCGCCAGCACGAGTTATGGATTTTCACAAATGGTGGCGGCATTAATATCTGGAACAGTAGTCTGCACAAATTAACCTACCTTTTGCCGGGCGAAAATGACCACTCGTTGCGCAGTGGCGCTGTTACGGCGGGTTTTGAAGACAACAACGGCCGAAAATGGATCACCACGTTGCGTGGTGGTGTTAATATTATTGACACCAAGAACATTCCATTTCATGTTTATACGCACGATGTTTTTAACAAAAACAGCGTCATCAATAACTTTATACAGGCTTTTTGCGAGGACGAAAAACACAATGTTTGGATAGGTACAGATGGTGGCGGCTTAAGTTATTGGAATAGGCAGTCTCACCAATTTACAGGTTTTATCCATCAGCCGGGCTTAGGACATTTAAGTAGCAATTTTGTTGTTAGTATACTTAAAGATCGTACAAATAGAATATGGGTTGCGACTTTTAGCGGTGGAATAGATGCTTATGAAAACTCGACCAAAAGCTTCAAACATTATAGTTGTTTTGAAACACCAACCGGAAAGGAAGAGCGGAATTTTTGGAAGCTTTTTGAGGATGACCAGCATAATATTTGGGCCGGAAGCACATGGGGTGGTGCGCTTTACAAATACAACGCTGGTGCAGACAAGTTTGACCTTTTCGATAGCAAGCTTAGAAATATCCATACCCTTTATCAGGACCATGATAAAAAACTTTGGGGAGGCGATTATAGCAACCTTATTAATATAGACCCGGTACATCAGCGCCATCGTTTTTTTACAATAGGCCAGGCCATACGCGCCATTACTGAAGATAGCCAACACCACTTATGGGTGGGTACCGAGGGCGGCGGACTAATTAAATTTAATACGGCCAATAACACTTTTAAACGTTATACCGAAGCCGACGGGCTGCCCAGCAATTCTATCCTGAATATTTTGGTGGATAGGCATGATAACTTATGGTGTAGCACTTATAACGGGCTCACGAAGTTCAATCAAAAAGACAATAAGTTTTCTAATTATTATGGCTCGGATGGTTTGCAGAGTAACCAGTTTAGCTACAACGCCGCTGTAAAACTAAACACCGGCGAAATGCTGTTTGGCGGGCTTAAAGGTTTTAATACGTTTTACCCTGATAGTATAGGTTCATATGTGCATGCCTCCCGCTTACAATTAACCGATTTCAAGGTCAACAACGCATCAATAGAAGGCAACACTACTTATAGCGCTAATAAACCCCTGCATGCTGTTACAGATATTACCATCCCTTATGATCAGGCTACCATATCCATCAATTATACGGCGTTAGAATACTCTTTCCCCGAGAAAATATCATATGCTTATTACTTAGAAAAGTGGGACCATAATTGGAATTATGTAGGCAAATTAAAATCAGCCTATTATACCCGTTTAAATGAAGGCAACTACATATTGAAGATAAAAGCTACCAATACTGAAGGTATATGGAACGAAAACCCTTTAGTTTTACATATAACCATACTGCCTCCCTGGTATCGCACATGGTGGGCCTACCTGTTTTATATCACGGCGATTGGTTCGTTGGTTTATGCATTTTGGTTATACCGGCTTAGGCAAACGCGTTTGAAGTATGAGGTAGCTATTACTAACCTAAAAATGGAACAGGAAAAGCAAGCGAATGAACGAAAGCTCTCGTTTTTTACCAATGTTTCTCATGAGTTCCGTACGCCGCTAACATTAATTATCAATCCTATCAAAGACTTGCTGAAGCAACACAAGTCGTGGGGAGACGAACTTAATATTGTTTATCGGAATGCCAGCCGATTACTTGGATTAGTTGACCAGTTGTTAATGTTTCGTAAATCCGAAAGTGAGAATGCAGATATAAAAGTAAGCTTACTTAACTTCACCGATATTTGCCGGGAGATATACAGCTGTTTTACCCATCAGGCAAAAATAAAGCAGATAAACTATACTTTTGAATTCGCTAATGCTGAGATTGAAATATTTGCTGACCGCGAGAAGATAGAGATTGCTCTGTTTAACTTGATTTCAAATGCCGTCAAATTTACCCCCGAAAATGGGAATATCGCCATTACTGTAAATCACGATGAAAGCTCGGTGTATTTTGAGATAGCCGATTCGGGTATTGGCATCTCGGCAGATGTAGGCGAAAAGCTGTTTGACAAATTTTATCAGGTCAAGGACGCTAGTTCGTTAAAAACAGGTTTCGGTATTGGCCTTTACCTAGTAAAAAACTTCATTGAACTGCATAAAGGGACAATCACCTTCCAAAGCACATCAGGCGAAGGCACAACTTTCGTATTGCGTCTTCCTAAAGGTAAAGACCATCTTGCCGGTTATCCAATCATTGCTGCCTCAGCTGTAAAAAACGAGTATGTAGAAGAATTGATTGATGCCGAGGCTACGGAAACTTCCGTTTTGGAACCGATAGCGAATAATATCGAATTGATGATCTCGACAGCTCAATCTATCGTCATTATAGATGATGATGCCGATATCCGAGAGTACATTCGCAGTATATTTGAAAGAGATTACACTATTTACGAAGGTAAAAATGGCCAGCAAGGTTTAGAGTTGATCCAAAAAATACTGCCCGATGTAGTTATCAGCGATATAAATATGCCTAATCTTTCCGGATTAGAATTGTGCCGCATTGTGAAAGCAGATTCTCAGCTTAGTCATATCCCAATAATCTTACTGACAGGCGAACAAGCACCCGAGATGAAGTTACAGGGAATTGAAGAAGGTGCAATTGACTTCTTGAGTAAACCTTTTGATAAGGACCTATTGGTCGCCCGCGTAAAGGGTATCATCAAAAGTAAAAAAGAATTGCAACGCTACTTTTTTAACGAGGTAACCCTTAAAAATAATAGCCGAAATATTTCAGAGGAGAACAAGCAATTCCTATATAAATGCATCGAGATAGTCGAAAGCTCGCTTTTAGACCCAGTGTTAGATGTCAACACCATTGCAGATAAAATGGGCATGAGTTATTCAAACCTTTACAAGCGGATCAAGAGTATCACTGGGCAATCTATCAACGGGTTTATTCGATTTGTCAGGCTTCGCAAATCTGCTGAATTATTAATCGAAACCAACTGCAATGTTAACGAAGCCGCATTTAGAGTAGGTTTTGGCGATGTGAAATACTTTAGAGAGAATTTCCACAGGCAGTTTGGCCTAAACCCTTCCGAATTTATTAAAAAGCACCGCAATAATTTTCAAAACGCGCCCGAGGCTGTCAAAAGATAA
- a CDS encoding RagB/SusD family nutrient uptake outer membrane protein — MKKILTIILTLVIVTGCRKNLLDTSPYSSVASSTMWTTDNLTDLGVTGVYQALRLGENSGGDSGLELYMLDRFGFTGQTRSQESMLSGTITSGNGIYSSTWQNLYEGIQRSNDAIKNIPLKSPSDAAKKARYIAECKFLRAYFYLRLNQLWKGVPIYLEPFTPDEATKARSSETDVWNQVVADLTAAINEPNLPAIYAAGNANYGHVTKGAAYALRGKAYMYMQKWDLAAADFALVKAAGYALYGNYTALFKTANEQCSEMIFSIQNVGVAGGGTPGYGSTTQWFCGTRSSFGSCWNDYMVSPNLVDLYQNLDGSTFNWDSVLPGYSSLTPAQREVFFLRNNLTPAEIAAATTRGAQMSLYLPTGNEARILQAYANRDPRLAANVITPYATYNGVYNSLNAVLTSRWPYRAEGAVNGDLRTDTQSLFYYLYRKFVYEGNAELINRSYGPTDFPLIRYADVLLMWAEALNEQGLTSEAIAKVNEVRARAGVALLNSNAATTVAGQADLRERIRNERRVEFPNEGINYFDELRWKSWKDKVFYTGNGVKQVWGANVYAYSFQGDYLYTWPIPLVEIQRNPNLTQNAGWIN, encoded by the coding sequence ATGAAAAAGATATTGACAATAATATTAACCTTAGTGATTGTAACAGGTTGTAGAAAAAACCTGCTTGATACCTCTCCTTATTCTTCTGTAGCCAGTTCTACCATGTGGACTACGGACAATTTAACCGACCTTGGAGTGACAGGGGTATATCAGGCATTAAGATTAGGTGAAAACTCGGGTGGCGATTCTGGATTGGAATTATATATGCTGGACCGTTTCGGGTTTACCGGACAAACAAGAAGTCAGGAATCTATGTTATCCGGTACGATCACATCGGGCAACGGTATTTATAGCAGTACCTGGCAAAATTTATATGAAGGGATCCAGCGCTCAAACGATGCAATCAAAAACATCCCATTGAAATCGCCTTCCGATGCAGCTAAAAAGGCGCGTTATATAGCCGAATGTAAATTTTTAAGGGCTTATTTTTACCTGCGTCTTAATCAGCTTTGGAAAGGTGTACCTATTTACCTGGAGCCATTTACACCCGATGAGGCCACTAAGGCCCGGTCATCAGAAACTGATGTTTGGAACCAGGTTGTGGCCGATCTTACAGCAGCTATTAATGAACCTAACCTGCCCGCTATTTATGCAGCTGGTAATGCCAATTATGGCCATGTTACCAAAGGGGCTGCTTATGCTTTGCGCGGTAAGGCTTATATGTATATGCAGAAATGGGATTTAGCCGCTGCCGATTTCGCGCTGGTTAAAGCTGCAGGCTATGCGCTTTATGGCAACTATACGGCGTTATTTAAAACTGCAAATGAACAATGCAGCGAAATGATATTTTCCATACAGAATGTAGGTGTTGCCGGTGGCGGCACACCGGGTTACGGTTCCACCACGCAATGGTTCTGCGGCACGCGGTCATCTTTCGGTTCCTGCTGGAATGATTATATGGTATCTCCAAACCTGGTCGACCTTTATCAAAATCTGGATGGTTCAACCTTTAATTGGGATAGTGTATTGCCAGGATATTCCAGCCTGACACCAGCACAAAGGGAAGTATTCTTTTTACGAAATAACCTTACCCCTGCAGAAATTGCTGCTGCAACAACCCGTGGCGCGCAAATGAGCCTTTATTTACCCACAGGGAACGAGGCCCGGATATTGCAGGCGTATGCTAACCGCGATCCGCGTTTGGCGGCCAACGTAATTACGCCGTATGCTACTTACAATGGGGTTTATAATTCGCTTAACGCTGTGCTTACCTCGCGCTGGCCGTACCGTGCCGAAGGTGCAGTAAACGGCGACTTGCGTACCGATACCCAGAGCCTTTTTTATTATCTATATAGGAAATTTGTTTATGAAGGTAATGCCGAGTTGATCAATAGATCGTACGGTCCAACCGATTTTCCTCTGATCAGGTATGCTGATGTGTTATTGATGTGGGCTGAAGCGTTGAATGAACAAGGGTTAACCTCCGAGGCGATTGCTAAAGTAAATGAGGTGAGGGCACGGGCTGGTGTAGCCTTGCTTAACTCAAACGCGGCAACAACAGTTGCTGGCCAGGCTGATTTGAGGGAACGCATCAGAAATGAGCGTCGTGTGGAATTCCCTAATGAAGGCATTAATTATTTCGATGAGTTACGCTGGAAATCGTGGAAAGATAAAGTGTTTTATACCGGCAATGGTGTAAAACAGGTTTGGGGTGCAAATGTGTATGCCTATTCTTTCCAGGGCGATTATCTCTATACCTGGCCAATACCGCTGGTAGAGATACAAAGAAACCCAAATTTGACACAGAACGCCGGCTGGATTAATTAA